The proteins below come from a single Lepeophtheirus salmonis chromosome 4, UVic_Lsal_1.4, whole genome shotgun sequence genomic window:
- the LOC121117020 gene encoding uncharacterized protein: protein MFYISFHTTINTTKMFRFIVACTLLASVFGDHPAPHPAPYHPAPAPYHPAPAYKPAPYDESPKPYAFQYGVADDYSGTKFTAEENSDAKTVAGSYQVALPDGRIQTVTYTADDYNGFVADVKYEGVPTYPKYEPKPSAYKPAPYKPAPVYHPAPAPYHA from the coding sequence ATGTTTTACATCAGTTTTCATACAACTATCAATACAACAAAAATGTTCCGCTTTATCGTTGCTTGTACCCTCCTCGCCTCCGTTTTTGGAGATCACCCCGCTCCTCATCCAGCACCCTACCACCCAGCTCCTGCTCCCTATCACCCAGCACCTGCATACAAACCTGCTCCCTATGATGAGTCACCCAAGCCATATGCTTTCCAATACGGCGTTGCTGATGACTACTCTGGAACCAAGTTCACTGCTGAGGAAAACTCTGATGCCAAGACTGTTGCTGGATCTTATCAAGTTGCTCTTCCCGATGGCCGTATCCAAACTGTCACTTACACCGCTGATGATTACAATGGATTCGTCGCTGATGTCAAATATGAGGGTGTTCCAACTTACCCCAAGTATGAACCCAAGCCTTCTGCTTACAAACCAGCTCCCTACAAGCCAGCTCCCGTCTACCATCCTGCCCCTGCCCCATACCACGCCTAA
- the LOC121117021 gene encoding uncharacterized protein, producing the protein MLRFIVACTLLASVFGDHPAPHPAPYHPAPYHPAPAYKPAPYDESPKPYAFQYGVADDYSGTKFTAEENSDAKTVAGSYQVALPDGRIQTVTYTADDYNGFVADVKYEGVPTYPKYEPKPSAYKPAPYKPAPVYHPAPAPYHA; encoded by the coding sequence ATGCTCCGCTTTATCGTTGCTTGTACCCTCCTCGCCTCCGTTTTTGGAGATCATCCCGCTCCTCATCCAGCACCCTACCACCCAGCTCCCTATCACCCAGCACCTGCATACAAACCTGCTCCCTATGATGAGTCACCCAAGCCATATGCTTTCCAATACGGCGTTGCTGATGACTACTCTGGAACCAAGTTCACTGCTGAGGAAAACTCCGATGCCAAGACTGTTGCTGGATCCTATCAAGTTGCTCTTCCCGATGGCCGTATCCAAACTGTCACTTACACCGCTGATGATTACAATGGATTCGTCGCTGATGTCAAATACGAGGGTGTCCCAACTTATCCCAAGTATGAACCCAAGCCTTCTGCTTACAAACCAGCTCCCTACAAGCCAGCTCCTGTCTACCATCCTGCCCCTGCCCCATACCACGCCTAA
- the LOC121117022 gene encoding cuticle protein 8-like — MFRFIVACTLLASVFGDHPAPHPAPYHPAPAPYHPSPAYKPAPYDESPKPYAFQYGVADDYSGTKFTAEENSDAKTVAGSYQVALPDGRIQTVTYTADDYNGFVADVKYEGVPTYPKYEPKPSAYKPAPYKSAPVYHPAPAPYHA, encoded by the coding sequence ATGTTCCGCTTTATCGTTGCTTGTACGCTCCTTGCCTCCGTTTTTGGAGATCACCCCGCTCCTCATCCAGCACCCTACCACCCAGCTCCTGCTCCCTATCACCCATCACCTGCATACAAACCCGCTCCCTATGATGAGTCACCCAAGCCATATGCTTTCCAATATGGCGTTGCTGATGACTATTCTGGAACCAAGTTCACTGCTGAGGAAAACTCTGATGCCAAGACTGTCGCTGGATCCTACCAAGTTGCTCTTCCTGATGGCCGTATCCAAACTGTCACTTACACCGCTGATGATTACAATGGATTTGTCGCTGATGTCAAATACGAGGGTGTCCCAACTTACCCCAAGTATGAACCCAAGCCTTCTGCCTACAAACCAGCTCCCTACAAGTCTGCTCCCGTCTACCATCCTGCCCCTGCTCCATACCACGCCTAA